Genomic window (Candidatus Zixiibacteriota bacterium):
CCCTGGACATTGAGGAAATTGACATAGATCCCCTGGGCTGTCTCAGGCCTCATAAAGATCACTGCGGAAGAATCTTCCACGGGCCCCATAAAGGTTTTAAACATCAGGTTGAAATTACGCGCCTCGGTCAGATCCCCGCCACATTCCAGCGGGCTTTTCGAAGGCTTTTTGGGACAGGTTTCGTTTTCGAGGTTGTCTGCCTTGAAACGAGCTCCGCAGGTCTTGCAGTCGACCATCGGATCGGTAAACGAGGTGACATGACCGGAAGCTTCCCAGACCTTCGGATGCATCAAAATCGACGCGTCCACGCCCTCGATATCGTCTCGTTTCATGGTCATCTCACGCCACCAGTACTCCTTCAGGTTGCGTTTGAGCTCGACCCCCAGCGGACCGTAATCCCAGCAGGATCCCAGACCTCCGTATATCTCTGAAGACGGGAATATATACCCGCGTCGCTTACATAAGCTGACTATTTTGTCCATTGGTCCGGATTCTTTTCTCGCCACGACTCCTCCTGTTCAACTGTTGCCTATTCTGGACAAAAAGTTAAGTGAATTGAAACTCGGTTTGCCCTCGGTATGGTAACTGACAAATGAAAACATCAGGTCCCTGAAGACATTTTTCTGCTTGTCCGAAAGATTCAGGTTCTTAAGTTTGTCTATTTCCGCATTGCGTACATCACCCATGACTCTAAGCAAGCCCCTGTCGAGCTTGAGATAGCCCCTCTGTGGATCAGTTTTGTCGTCGGCGATCACCCCGCCCTCCTCGACCGAGAAGAGGACTTCCCCGGAGGTAAGCTCCGTCCCGGACTTAACACAGTTCACGAGCTCCGGTGCCAGCCCCAGAAGATCCAGTAACTTCAGCAAAAACGCCAAAAAGTAGAAATCCAGCTTGCGAGGCTGGCAATAGTTGAGCATATAAAAGGCCTTTTTTACCAGCTCATAGACCTGTTTCTGCTTCTCGCCCGGCAGTGTCATGCCCTCGAGAGCTTCGACCACCGCCGAAGCATAACTCAACCGCCTGATATCGCCGCCCAGATCATTGTTGTTGCGAAACTGATTGACCTGCGAAATCACTCCCAGGTTGTCCTCGTTTTTGCGGTAGTACAAAAGTTCCACCTCGGAGAATGGTTCCAGTTTGCCAACCATGGTCGATCCCGGCTTGCGCGCCCCCTTGGCCAGAAGACGGGTCCTGCCGTCAGATGCCAGAAAAGCATCGACAAGTAATGATGTCTCGCCCTGACGGTCACGCTTGAGAATAATCGCATCTGTCCTATGAAGGGTCATTTGGGCCTGCGATTCCGGGTGGTAGTTTAATCAATATCTCGCCCGGCTTCTTCATCCAGTAATGCTCACGGGCCAGCTTCTCGAGGTAGAATTCGTTGTCGAGTTGACGATACTGCCATTGAAGCGAAGCCAGTTCGCCTGTCAGCCGATGGATTTTCTGCCGGAGCATACGGGCTTTCTGGTATTTTCGTATCAGCTCAAACGTCCCGAACGGCCCGATACACAATTGTACCACCAGAATAACAGCGATCAGTCCCACGCTGATTTTAATCAGGCTGCTGCGCTTACGCAGGCTCTCCTGCTTCAGATGGCGCAGAAGATTGGCGGGGGCATAATCTACTTTCTGGTATTTTCGACGGGCTTTACTCATAGTTTCAAATTGCTGAACGCGCTCTTTCCGGCATACAGGGCAACATCGCCGAGTTCTTCCTCGATCCGTATCAATTGATTGTACTTGCAAATCCGATCGGTACGACAGAGCGACCCGGTCTTGATCTGGCCCGCCTGCGTGGCCACAACCACATCGGAAATAGTCGTATCTTCGGTTTCACCCGAACGATGGGAAACCACCGCGGTATAACCGTGTTTCTGAGCCATCTCGATCGTTTCCAAAGTCTCCGTCAAACTGCCGATCTGGTTGAGCTTGATCAAAATCGAGTTGGCCGCATTTTTATCTATACCGGTTTTGAGCCTCTTGGGGTTGGTTACGAAGAGGTCATCGCCGACGATCTGGACCTTGTCGCCAATCGCTTTGGTCAGCTCGACAAAGCCGTCCCAGTCATCCTCGGCCAGGCCATCCTCAATCGATATAATCGGAAAATCCTTGCACAGATCTCCATAGAAACCGACCATCTC
Coding sequences:
- the recO gene encoding DNA repair protein RecO, whose product is MTLHRTDAIILKRDRQGETSLLVDAFLASDGRTRLLAKGARKPGSTMVGKLEPFSEVELLYYRKNEDNLGVISQVNQFRNNNDLGGDIRRLSYASAVVEALEGMTLPGEKQKQVYELVKKAFYMLNYCQPRKLDFYFLAFLLKLLDLLGLAPELVNCVKSGTELTSGEVLFSVEEGGVIADDKTDPQRGYLKLDRGLLRVMGDVRNAEIDKLKNLNLSDKQKNVFRDLMFSFVSYHTEGKPSFNSLNFLSRIGNS
- a CDS encoding glycine--tRNA ligase, which produces MDKIVSLCKRRGYIFPSSEIYGGLGSCWDYGPLGVELKRNLKEYWWREMTMKRDDIEGVDASILMHPKVWEASGHVTSFTDPMVDCKTCGARFKADNLENETCPKKPSKSPLECGGDLTEARNFNLMFKTFMGPVEDSSAVIFMRPETAQGIYVNFLNVQGPSRQKIPFGIAQIGKAFRNEITTKNFIFRTREFEQMEMQYFIPPGEDDKWFDYWRDQRIKFYYDLGIKKEKLRLVEHGPNDLAHYAKAAVDIEYEFPFGFKELEGIHNRTDYDLSHHMETSGKDLRYFDQARNEKYLPYIIETSAGCDRTILV